The genomic DNA ACTTTCTATATATACATGTCACGTACCAATGGATTTTCATCAAACGCATGGAACGAGTATTTCAATTGCAAAAGCATTAAACGCTACTGTAGTGGACGACTTTGCATATGGAGGTCCAGAACAAGAACCAGTTGGCCTTATTTGTGAAATAGATGAAACATCAACAGAAGCACTCCAAAAACATCTAAAACAACTCTTCCAGATCCCTTACACAGACTTCGAAGGTAAACGACATGATTCCATCAAAAAAATCGCAATTATCGCTGGATGTGGCGATGTTGTATCTTTAATGAAGGAAGCAGAAAAAAAAGGTGCCGAAGCATATATTACAGGAGAAATCCATTGCCATATCGACAATGATTACGGGCGACATAAATACTCGCTCATTATGGATTATGTAAAAGAAACAAATATGTCTCTAATTGGGGTGTCACACTCTGCCTCTGAATATTTAGTGAAAGAGACATTGATGTATGATTGGTTTAAAGAGAATTTTGATGTGGATGTTATTTTGCTTCCTCAGGAGAAATGGTGGCTCTAACGCTATCATTTTTAAATTTATATACACAATACAATTGACCACAGAAAAATAGATAAATGAGAAAGTACATGTACCAACGTAAATGCTTTCGTTGTGCCAGAAAACGAACCTACTGTTAGCACCGAATTTACTGGTGCTAACAGTATTACAGCTGGAAACCTATTTTTGAGAGAGTATACAACCCCTCTTTATATTCATGCTGCAAGTGCTGTATATTCTGTTTTTCTCATTACTGATATATAGCAATTCATTCCATAAAAAAAGACCCGAGATTCGGGTCAACAAATAGAAATATAAAT from Bacillus cereus G9842 includes the following:
- a CDS encoding Nif3-like dinuclear metal center hexameric protein, producing the protein MPALKKIEQSLDHLFQIEKYGKDSAFSRFIPAVYDPIKFPWQQFFEANFVDLFNGLMMHGSENVNKVFLAVFPTDDVLETFISQSTPGDLLFMHHPLVMECGDPIGRSGRGFIPIPEKYLQGIKEKQLSIYTCHVPMDFHQTHGTSISIAKALNATVVDDFAYGGPEQEPVGLICEIDETSTEALQKHLKQLFQIPYTDFEGKRHDSIKKIAIIAGCGDVVSLMKEAEKKGAEAYITGEIHCHIDNDYGRHKYSLIMDYVKETNMSLIGVSHSASEYLVKETLMYDWFKENFDVDVILLPQEKWWL